One genomic region from Bombus terrestris chromosome 15, iyBomTerr1.2, whole genome shotgun sequence encodes:
- the LOC100649713 gene encoding vinculin isoform X7, translated as MPVFHTKTIESILEPVAQQVSRLVILHEEAEDGNAMPDLGRPVQAVSMAVANLVKVGKETINSSDDALLKQDMPAALQRVEGASRLLEEASAMLKQDPYSGPARKKLIEGSRGILQGTSSLLLCFDESEVRKIIRECKRVLDYLAVTEVIETMEDLVHFLKNLSPCLSKVSKEVSAREKELTHQVHREILVRCLEQVKTLAPILICSMKIFIHIISQGNKGAEEAAENRNYLAGRMSDELNEIIRVLQLTTYDEEEWDADQLTVLKKAQSAIESRIRAAYDWLDDGLALRGGVGEKSLRQIVEQAQRLAERYLPPSQAEPLQKLTSQIVTMTNALCELRQNEKGTTPQAEALARGIKEKTNELRNAIASAIEAADKSGTTQTAHTVAGRLEQANKWLLNPQHDDKGLGQRAIALIIHEGKKNQQHVASVAEGLPGIHKAEILQLCDEVDNLSHQLGDLCTHGQGNTPRAQEIARQLSHKLYELKNRIQQAVVSRVVEDFIDITTPLKQFTDAVLAPEGTLGRDQNFNDKTHALQTFSNRAAKTARMVAAGGSGGNKKLAEALTASASQVESLTPQLINAGRIRMTYPDSKAADEHFENLRQQYAETMQRARALCDEATDSGDFIRTSEEQMQKHSFLCEEAIAKSHPQKMVDNTAAIARLANRVILVAKQESDNSEDPAFIQRVNQATDILQNSVAPMVQDAKLVAININDSNAVSRWRESNRALLSNVGQVRKAIIIQPDLIPPPEVSQLHLNDEKQLPSHQYNYFIDKVGEPLRNQPSPSNLCVVSSNLNTNKPQHRSISPLPKWAREGDNPDLLYQELASDNELEKSVHDGEVVPPRPPLPGGDIPPPRPPPPETDDEDEMFMHAPQPNQPIMMAAHGLHQEVRQWSSKDNEIIAAAKKMAILMGRLSGLVRGEGGNKRDLIACAKAIAEASQEVTRLAKELARECTDKRIRTNLLQVCERIPTIGTQLKILSTVKATMLGAQETLPTWEELMLYGTEEDQEATDMLVGNAQNLMQSVKETVRAAECASIKIRTASGMKLRWVRRQPWYQY; from the exons ATGCCGGTATTTCATACAAAAACCATAGAAAGTATCCTCGAGCCTGTCGCACAGCag GTTTCGAGACTTGTTATCTTACATGAAGAAGCTGAAGATGGAAATGCAATGCCTGATTTGGGAAGGCCTGTGCAAGCAGTTAGTATGGCAGTGGCAAATCTTGTTAAG GTAGGAAAAGAAACAATTAATTCTTCTGATGATGCTTTGCTTAAACAAGATATGCCTGCTGCTTTACAACGAGTTGAAGGAGCTTCACGTCTCTTGGAAGAGGCATCAGCTATGTTAAAACAAGACCCATATTCTGGACCAGCTAG GAAAAAGCTAATAGAAGGTTCACGTGGGATCCTGCAAGGAACTAGTTCCTTACTTCTGTGCTTTGATGAAAGTGAAGTACGTAAAATTATTAGGGAATGCAAAAGAGTATTAGATTATTTGGCAGTAACAGAAGTTATTGAAACAATGGAAGATTTGgttcattttcttaaaaatttaaGTCCTTGTCTCAGCAAAGTATCAAAAGAAGTGAGTGCTCGTGAAAAAGAACTAACTCATCAAGTACATAGAGAAATTCTAGTACGCTGCTTAGAGCAA gTAAAAACACTTGCACCAATTCTCATCTGctctatgaaaatatttattcacaTTATTTCTCAAGGAAATAAAGGAGCAGAAGAAGCAGCTGAAAATCGTAACTATTTAGCTGGCAGAATGTCAGatgaattaaatgaaattattaggGTATTGCAACTTACTACATATGATGAAGAAGAATGGGATGCTGATCAGTTAACA gTATTAAAGAAAGCACAAAGTGCTATAGAATCTAGGATAAGAGCTGCTTATGATTGGTTAGATGATGGACTTGCTTTGCGCGGTGGAGTAGGGGAAAAGAGTCTTCGTCAAATAGTTGAACAAGCACAACGATTGGCAGAAAGATATCTCCCACCTTCACAGGCAGAACCATTGCAAAAATTAACTTCACAAATTGTTACTATGACCAATGCACTTTGTGAATTAAGACAGAATGAAAAAG GAACTACACCACAAGCGGAAGCATTAGCGCGtggtataaaagaaaaaacaaacgaaCTTCGCAATGCTATTGCCTCTGCTATAGAAGCTGCTGATAAATCTGGTACCACGCAAACTGCTCACACAGTTGCAGGTCGTTTAGAGCAAGCGAATAAATGGCTTCTTAATCCACAACATGATGATAAAGGACTTGGTCAGAGAGCTATAGCTTTAATTATACATGAAGGAAAAaag AATCAGCAACACGTAGCAAGC GTTGCCGAAGGTCTACCAGGAATACATAAAGCAGAAATTCTACAGCTTTGCGATGAAGTTGACAATCTCTCTCATCAACTTGGAGATTTATGCACTCATGGTCAAGGGAACACACCTCGTGCCCAAGAAATCGCTCGTCAATTGTCGCATAAGCTGTATGAACTGAAAAATAGAATACAACAAGCCGTTGTGTCGAGAGTAGTCGAAGATTTCATCGATATAACGACGCCTTTAAAACAATTCACGGACGCTGTATTAGCTCCGGAAGGCACTTTAGGCCGCGATCAAAATTTCAATGATAAAACGCATGCTCTTCAAACATTTTCCAATAGGGCAGCAAAAACAGCCAGAATGGTGGCTGCTGGTG GTAGTGGAGGTAACAAAAAATTGGCGGAAGCGTTAACTGCAAGTGCTTCGCAAGTTGAATCTTTAACACCACAATTAATTAATGCTGGACGAATTCGAATGACTTATCCGGACAGCAAAGCTGCGGAtgaacattttgaaaatttgcgACAGCAATATGCAGAAACAATGCAGAGAGCACGTGCATTATGCGATGAAGCAACTGATAGTGGAGATTTCATTAGAACTTCTGAAGAACAAATGCAAAAGCATTCGTTCCTATGTGAGGAAGCTATAGCAAAAAGTCATCCACAAAAAATGGTTGACAATACAGCTGCCATTGCTAGATTAGCTAACAGAGTAATACTTGTGGCAAAACAAGAAAGTGATAATAGCGAGGATCCTGCGTTCATTCAAAGAGTGAATCAAGCTACAGACATTCTCCAAAATA GTGTTGCTCCAATGGTCCAAGATGCAAAGTTAGTTGCGATTAATATTAACGATAGTAATGCAGTTTCCCGTTGGAGAGAAAGTAACCGCGCA cttttgtctAATGTTGGACAAGTCCGTAAAGCTATCATAATTCAACCAGATCTAATACCTCCACCAGAGGTATCGCAATTACATCTTAATGATG AAAAACAATTGCCAAGCCATCAATATAATTACTTCATTGACAAAG TTGGTGAACCTTTAAGAAATCAACCATCGCCAAGCAATTTATGTGTCGTCAGCTCCAatttaaacacaaataaacCTCAACATCGCTCTATCAGCCCATTACCAAAGTGGGCACGTGAAG gAGATAACCCTGATCTCCTATATCAAGAACTGGCTTCTGATAACGAGTTAGAAAAATCAGTTCACGATGGAG AAGTCGTCCCACCGCGTCCACCTCTGCCTGGTGGAGATATTCCGCCTCCACGACCTCCACCACCGGAAACGGATGATGAGGATGAAATGTTTATGCACGCACCGCAGCCTAATCAACCTATAATG ATGGCTGCTCATGGCTTGCACCAAGAAGTACGACAATGGTCAAGCAAAGACAATGAAATTATTGCTGCTGCGAAGAAGATGGCTATCTTAATGGGTCGATTATCAGGTTTAGTTAGAGGAGAAGGTGGTAATAAACGGGATCTGATCGCATGTGCTAAGGCCATTGCAGAAGCTTCTCAGGAAGTAACTCGTTTAGCTAAGGAATTAGCTAGAGAATGTACCGACAAACGTATTCGTACT AATCTCCTTCAAGTTTGTGAACGAATACCTACTATAGGtacacaattaaaaatattatctacAGTGAAAGCTACAATGCTAGGTGCACAAG AAACGCTCCCCACCTGGGAAGAGTTGATGCTTTATG GTACAGAAGAAGATCAGGAAGCAACAGACATGTTAGTTGGAAATGCTCAAAATCTTATGCAAAGCGTAAAAGAAACTGTTCGTGCTGCAGAATGTGCCAGTATAAAGATACGTACTGCATCTGGTATGAAATTACGCTGGGTGCGACGACAGCCTTGGTATCAGtactaa
- the LOC100649713 gene encoding vinculin isoform X6 — MPVFHTKTIESILEPVAQQVSRLVILHEEAEDGNAMPDLGRPVQAVSMAVANLVKVGKETINSSDDALLKQDMPAALQRVEGASRLLEEASAMLKQDPYSGPARKKLIEGSRGILQGTSSLLLCFDESEVRKIIRECKRVLDYLAVTEVIETMEDLVHFLKNLSPCLSKVSKEVSAREKELTHQVHREILVRCLEQVKTLAPILICSMKIFIHIISQGNKGAEEAAENRNYLAGRMSDELNEIIRVLQLTTYDEEEWDADQLTVLKKAQSAIESRIRAAYDWLDDGLALRGGVGEKSLRQIVEQAQRLAERYLPPSQAEPLQKLTSQIVTMTNALCELRQNEKGTTPQAEALARGIKEKTNELRNAIASAIEAADKSGTTQTAHTVAGRLEQANKWLLNPQHDDKGLGQRAIALIIHEGKKVAEGLPGIHKAEILQLCDEVDNLSHQLGDLCTHGQGNTPRAQEIARQLSHKLYELKNRIQQAVVSRVVEDFIDITTPLKQFTDAVLAPEGTLGRDQNFNDKTHALQTFSNRAAKTARMVAAGGSGGNKKLAEALTASASQVESLTPQLINAGRIRMTYPDSKAADEHFENLRQQYAETMQRARALCDEATDSGDFIRTSEEQMQKHSFLCEEAIAKSHPQKMVDNTAAIARLANRVILVAKQESDNSEDPAFIQRVNQATDILQNSVAPMVQDAKLVAININDSNAVSRWRESNRALLSNVGQVRKAIIIQPDLIPPPEVSQLHLNDEKQLPSHQYNYFIDKVGEPLRNQPSPSNLCVVSSNLNTNKPQHRSISPLPKWAREGDNPDLLYQELASDNELEKSVHDGDYYYDYGNNDEVVPPRPPLPGGDIPPPRPPPPETDDEDEMFMHAPQPNQPIMMAAHGLHQEVRQWSSKDNEIIAAAKKMAILMGRLSGLVRGEGGNKRDLIACAKAIAEASQEVTRLAKELARECTDKRIRTNLLQVCERIPTIGTQLKILSTVKATMLGAQETLPTWEELMLYGTEEDQEATDMLVGNAQNLMQSVKETVRAAECASIKIRTASGMKLRWVRRQPWYQY, encoded by the exons ATGCCGGTATTTCATACAAAAACCATAGAAAGTATCCTCGAGCCTGTCGCACAGCag GTTTCGAGACTTGTTATCTTACATGAAGAAGCTGAAGATGGAAATGCAATGCCTGATTTGGGAAGGCCTGTGCAAGCAGTTAGTATGGCAGTGGCAAATCTTGTTAAG GTAGGAAAAGAAACAATTAATTCTTCTGATGATGCTTTGCTTAAACAAGATATGCCTGCTGCTTTACAACGAGTTGAAGGAGCTTCACGTCTCTTGGAAGAGGCATCAGCTATGTTAAAACAAGACCCATATTCTGGACCAGCTAG GAAAAAGCTAATAGAAGGTTCACGTGGGATCCTGCAAGGAACTAGTTCCTTACTTCTGTGCTTTGATGAAAGTGAAGTACGTAAAATTATTAGGGAATGCAAAAGAGTATTAGATTATTTGGCAGTAACAGAAGTTATTGAAACAATGGAAGATTTGgttcattttcttaaaaatttaaGTCCTTGTCTCAGCAAAGTATCAAAAGAAGTGAGTGCTCGTGAAAAAGAACTAACTCATCAAGTACATAGAGAAATTCTAGTACGCTGCTTAGAGCAA gTAAAAACACTTGCACCAATTCTCATCTGctctatgaaaatatttattcacaTTATTTCTCAAGGAAATAAAGGAGCAGAAGAAGCAGCTGAAAATCGTAACTATTTAGCTGGCAGAATGTCAGatgaattaaatgaaattattaggGTATTGCAACTTACTACATATGATGAAGAAGAATGGGATGCTGATCAGTTAACA gTATTAAAGAAAGCACAAAGTGCTATAGAATCTAGGATAAGAGCTGCTTATGATTGGTTAGATGATGGACTTGCTTTGCGCGGTGGAGTAGGGGAAAAGAGTCTTCGTCAAATAGTTGAACAAGCACAACGATTGGCAGAAAGATATCTCCCACCTTCACAGGCAGAACCATTGCAAAAATTAACTTCACAAATTGTTACTATGACCAATGCACTTTGTGAATTAAGACAGAATGAAAAAG GAACTACACCACAAGCGGAAGCATTAGCGCGtggtataaaagaaaaaacaaacgaaCTTCGCAATGCTATTGCCTCTGCTATAGAAGCTGCTGATAAATCTGGTACCACGCAAACTGCTCACACAGTTGCAGGTCGTTTAGAGCAAGCGAATAAATGGCTTCTTAATCCACAACATGATGATAAAGGACTTGGTCAGAGAGCTATAGCTTTAATTATACATGAAGGAAAAaag GTTGCCGAAGGTCTACCAGGAATACATAAAGCAGAAATTCTACAGCTTTGCGATGAAGTTGACAATCTCTCTCATCAACTTGGAGATTTATGCACTCATGGTCAAGGGAACACACCTCGTGCCCAAGAAATCGCTCGTCAATTGTCGCATAAGCTGTATGAACTGAAAAATAGAATACAACAAGCCGTTGTGTCGAGAGTAGTCGAAGATTTCATCGATATAACGACGCCTTTAAAACAATTCACGGACGCTGTATTAGCTCCGGAAGGCACTTTAGGCCGCGATCAAAATTTCAATGATAAAACGCATGCTCTTCAAACATTTTCCAATAGGGCAGCAAAAACAGCCAGAATGGTGGCTGCTGGTG GTAGTGGAGGTAACAAAAAATTGGCGGAAGCGTTAACTGCAAGTGCTTCGCAAGTTGAATCTTTAACACCACAATTAATTAATGCTGGACGAATTCGAATGACTTATCCGGACAGCAAAGCTGCGGAtgaacattttgaaaatttgcgACAGCAATATGCAGAAACAATGCAGAGAGCACGTGCATTATGCGATGAAGCAACTGATAGTGGAGATTTCATTAGAACTTCTGAAGAACAAATGCAAAAGCATTCGTTCCTATGTGAGGAAGCTATAGCAAAAAGTCATCCACAAAAAATGGTTGACAATACAGCTGCCATTGCTAGATTAGCTAACAGAGTAATACTTGTGGCAAAACAAGAAAGTGATAATAGCGAGGATCCTGCGTTCATTCAAAGAGTGAATCAAGCTACAGACATTCTCCAAAATA GTGTTGCTCCAATGGTCCAAGATGCAAAGTTAGTTGCGATTAATATTAACGATAGTAATGCAGTTTCCCGTTGGAGAGAAAGTAACCGCGCA cttttgtctAATGTTGGACAAGTCCGTAAAGCTATCATAATTCAACCAGATCTAATACCTCCACCAGAGGTATCGCAATTACATCTTAATGATG AAAAACAATTGCCAAGCCATCAATATAATTACTTCATTGACAAAG TTGGTGAACCTTTAAGAAATCAACCATCGCCAAGCAATTTATGTGTCGTCAGCTCCAatttaaacacaaataaacCTCAACATCGCTCTATCAGCCCATTACCAAAGTGGGCACGTGAAG gAGATAACCCTGATCTCCTATATCAAGAACTGGCTTCTGATAACGAGTTAGAAAAATCAGTTCACGATGGAG ACTACTACTATGATTATGGTAATAATGATG AAGTCGTCCCACCGCGTCCACCTCTGCCTGGTGGAGATATTCCGCCTCCACGACCTCCACCACCGGAAACGGATGATGAGGATGAAATGTTTATGCACGCACCGCAGCCTAATCAACCTATAATG ATGGCTGCTCATGGCTTGCACCAAGAAGTACGACAATGGTCAAGCAAAGACAATGAAATTATTGCTGCTGCGAAGAAGATGGCTATCTTAATGGGTCGATTATCAGGTTTAGTTAGAGGAGAAGGTGGTAATAAACGGGATCTGATCGCATGTGCTAAGGCCATTGCAGAAGCTTCTCAGGAAGTAACTCGTTTAGCTAAGGAATTAGCTAGAGAATGTACCGACAAACGTATTCGTACT AATCTCCTTCAAGTTTGTGAACGAATACCTACTATAGGtacacaattaaaaatattatctacAGTGAAAGCTACAATGCTAGGTGCACAAG AAACGCTCCCCACCTGGGAAGAGTTGATGCTTTATG GTACAGAAGAAGATCAGGAAGCAACAGACATGTTAGTTGGAAATGCTCAAAATCTTATGCAAAGCGTAAAAGAAACTGTTCGTGCTGCAGAATGTGCCAGTATAAAGATACGTACTGCATCTGGTATGAAATTACGCTGGGTGCGACGACAGCCTTGGTATCAGtactaa
- the LOC100649713 gene encoding vinculin isoform X4, with translation MPVFHTKTIESILEPVAQQVSRLVILHEEAEDGNAMPDLGRPVQAVSMAVANLVKVGKETINSSDDALLKQDMPAALQRVEGASRLLEEASAMLKQDPYSGPARKKLIEGSRGILQGTSSLLLCFDESEVRKIIRECKRVLDYLAVTEVIETMEDLVHFLKNLSPCLSKVSKEVSAREKELTHQVHREILVRCLEQVKTLAPILICSMKIFIHIISQGNKGAEEAAENRNYLAGRMSDELNEIIRVLQLTTYDEEEWDADQLTVLKKAQSAIESRIRAAYDWLDDGLALRGGVGEKSLRQIVEQAQRLAERYLPPSQAEPLQKLTSQIVTMTNALCELRQNEKGTTPQAEALARGIKEKTNELRNAIASAIEAADKSGTTQTAHTVAGRLEQANKWLLNPQHDDKGLGQRAIALIIHEGKKNQQHVASVAEGLPGIHKAEILQLCDEVDNLSHQLGDLCTHGQGNTPRAQEIARQLSHKLYELKNRIQQAVVSRVVEDFIDITTPLKQFTDAVLAPEGTLGRDQNFNDKTHALQTFSNRAAKTARMVAAGGSGGNKKLAEALTASASQVESLTPQLINAGRIRMTYPDSKAADEHFENLRQQYAETMQRARALCDEATDSGDFIRTSEEQMQKHSFLCEEAIAKSHPQKMVDNTAAIARLANRVILVAKQESDNSEDPAFIQRVNQATDILQNSVAPMVQDAKLVAININDSNAVSRWRESNRALLSNVGQVRKAIIIQPDLIPPPEVSQLHLNDEKQLPSHQYNYFIDKVGEPLRNQPSPSNLCVVSSNLNTNKPQHRSISPLPKWAREGDNPDLLYQELASDNELEKSVHDGDYYYDYEVVPPRPPLPGGDIPPPRPPPPETDDEDEMFMHAPQPNQPIMMAAHGLHQEVRQWSSKDNEIIAAAKKMAILMGRLSGLVRGEGGNKRDLIACAKAIAEASQEVTRLAKELARECTDKRIRTNLLQVCERIPTIGTQLKILSTVKATMLGAQETLPTWEELMLYGTEEDQEATDMLVGNAQNLMQSVKETVRAAECASIKIRTASGMKLRWVRRQPWYQY, from the exons ATGCCGGTATTTCATACAAAAACCATAGAAAGTATCCTCGAGCCTGTCGCACAGCag GTTTCGAGACTTGTTATCTTACATGAAGAAGCTGAAGATGGAAATGCAATGCCTGATTTGGGAAGGCCTGTGCAAGCAGTTAGTATGGCAGTGGCAAATCTTGTTAAG GTAGGAAAAGAAACAATTAATTCTTCTGATGATGCTTTGCTTAAACAAGATATGCCTGCTGCTTTACAACGAGTTGAAGGAGCTTCACGTCTCTTGGAAGAGGCATCAGCTATGTTAAAACAAGACCCATATTCTGGACCAGCTAG GAAAAAGCTAATAGAAGGTTCACGTGGGATCCTGCAAGGAACTAGTTCCTTACTTCTGTGCTTTGATGAAAGTGAAGTACGTAAAATTATTAGGGAATGCAAAAGAGTATTAGATTATTTGGCAGTAACAGAAGTTATTGAAACAATGGAAGATTTGgttcattttcttaaaaatttaaGTCCTTGTCTCAGCAAAGTATCAAAAGAAGTGAGTGCTCGTGAAAAAGAACTAACTCATCAAGTACATAGAGAAATTCTAGTACGCTGCTTAGAGCAA gTAAAAACACTTGCACCAATTCTCATCTGctctatgaaaatatttattcacaTTATTTCTCAAGGAAATAAAGGAGCAGAAGAAGCAGCTGAAAATCGTAACTATTTAGCTGGCAGAATGTCAGatgaattaaatgaaattattaggGTATTGCAACTTACTACATATGATGAAGAAGAATGGGATGCTGATCAGTTAACA gTATTAAAGAAAGCACAAAGTGCTATAGAATCTAGGATAAGAGCTGCTTATGATTGGTTAGATGATGGACTTGCTTTGCGCGGTGGAGTAGGGGAAAAGAGTCTTCGTCAAATAGTTGAACAAGCACAACGATTGGCAGAAAGATATCTCCCACCTTCACAGGCAGAACCATTGCAAAAATTAACTTCACAAATTGTTACTATGACCAATGCACTTTGTGAATTAAGACAGAATGAAAAAG GAACTACACCACAAGCGGAAGCATTAGCGCGtggtataaaagaaaaaacaaacgaaCTTCGCAATGCTATTGCCTCTGCTATAGAAGCTGCTGATAAATCTGGTACCACGCAAACTGCTCACACAGTTGCAGGTCGTTTAGAGCAAGCGAATAAATGGCTTCTTAATCCACAACATGATGATAAAGGACTTGGTCAGAGAGCTATAGCTTTAATTATACATGAAGGAAAAaag AATCAGCAACACGTAGCAAGC GTTGCCGAAGGTCTACCAGGAATACATAAAGCAGAAATTCTACAGCTTTGCGATGAAGTTGACAATCTCTCTCATCAACTTGGAGATTTATGCACTCATGGTCAAGGGAACACACCTCGTGCCCAAGAAATCGCTCGTCAATTGTCGCATAAGCTGTATGAACTGAAAAATAGAATACAACAAGCCGTTGTGTCGAGAGTAGTCGAAGATTTCATCGATATAACGACGCCTTTAAAACAATTCACGGACGCTGTATTAGCTCCGGAAGGCACTTTAGGCCGCGATCAAAATTTCAATGATAAAACGCATGCTCTTCAAACATTTTCCAATAGGGCAGCAAAAACAGCCAGAATGGTGGCTGCTGGTG GTAGTGGAGGTAACAAAAAATTGGCGGAAGCGTTAACTGCAAGTGCTTCGCAAGTTGAATCTTTAACACCACAATTAATTAATGCTGGACGAATTCGAATGACTTATCCGGACAGCAAAGCTGCGGAtgaacattttgaaaatttgcgACAGCAATATGCAGAAACAATGCAGAGAGCACGTGCATTATGCGATGAAGCAACTGATAGTGGAGATTTCATTAGAACTTCTGAAGAACAAATGCAAAAGCATTCGTTCCTATGTGAGGAAGCTATAGCAAAAAGTCATCCACAAAAAATGGTTGACAATACAGCTGCCATTGCTAGATTAGCTAACAGAGTAATACTTGTGGCAAAACAAGAAAGTGATAATAGCGAGGATCCTGCGTTCATTCAAAGAGTGAATCAAGCTACAGACATTCTCCAAAATA GTGTTGCTCCAATGGTCCAAGATGCAAAGTTAGTTGCGATTAATATTAACGATAGTAATGCAGTTTCCCGTTGGAGAGAAAGTAACCGCGCA cttttgtctAATGTTGGACAAGTCCGTAAAGCTATCATAATTCAACCAGATCTAATACCTCCACCAGAGGTATCGCAATTACATCTTAATGATG AAAAACAATTGCCAAGCCATCAATATAATTACTTCATTGACAAAG TTGGTGAACCTTTAAGAAATCAACCATCGCCAAGCAATTTATGTGTCGTCAGCTCCAatttaaacacaaataaacCTCAACATCGCTCTATCAGCCCATTACCAAAGTGGGCACGTGAAG gAGATAACCCTGATCTCCTATATCAAGAACTGGCTTCTGATAACGAGTTAGAAAAATCAGTTCACGATGGAG ACTACTACTATGATTATG AAGTCGTCCCACCGCGTCCACCTCTGCCTGGTGGAGATATTCCGCCTCCACGACCTCCACCACCGGAAACGGATGATGAGGATGAAATGTTTATGCACGCACCGCAGCCTAATCAACCTATAATG ATGGCTGCTCATGGCTTGCACCAAGAAGTACGACAATGGTCAAGCAAAGACAATGAAATTATTGCTGCTGCGAAGAAGATGGCTATCTTAATGGGTCGATTATCAGGTTTAGTTAGAGGAGAAGGTGGTAATAAACGGGATCTGATCGCATGTGCTAAGGCCATTGCAGAAGCTTCTCAGGAAGTAACTCGTTTAGCTAAGGAATTAGCTAGAGAATGTACCGACAAACGTATTCGTACT AATCTCCTTCAAGTTTGTGAACGAATACCTACTATAGGtacacaattaaaaatattatctacAGTGAAAGCTACAATGCTAGGTGCACAAG AAACGCTCCCCACCTGGGAAGAGTTGATGCTTTATG GTACAGAAGAAGATCAGGAAGCAACAGACATGTTAGTTGGAAATGCTCAAAATCTTATGCAAAGCGTAAAAGAAACTGTTCGTGCTGCAGAATGTGCCAGTATAAAGATACGTACTGCATCTGGTATGAAATTACGCTGGGTGCGACGACAGCCTTGGTATCAGtactaa